From a region of the Arachis ipaensis cultivar K30076 chromosome B09, Araip1.1, whole genome shotgun sequence genome:
- the LOC107617826 gene encoding delta(14)-sterol reductase isoform X3 — protein sequence MELSLVLLLLLVALLGISAKMDFVSPTAISERGFELLSTTFIFSFLVTLALYFAGCKSQSKSSSLKPHITGNLIHDWWFGIQLNPQYMGIDLKFLFVRAGMMGWLLINLSILAKSIQDGTLSKSMILFQIFCALYILDYFVHEEYMTSTWDIIAERLGFMLVFGDLVWIPFTFSIQGWWLLANEVELTTTTIIANCLVFLIGYMVFRGANKQKHVFKKNPKGPIWGKPPKVIGGKLLASGYWGIARHCNYLGDLLLALSFSLPCGISSPVPYFYPIYLLILLIWRERRDESRCAKKYKEIWTEYRKLVPWRILPFVY from the exons GTTTAGTCTTGCTTCTTCTGTTGGTTGCACTTCTTGGGATTAGTGCCAAGATGGATTTTGTATCTCCTACC GCTATATCTGAGAGAGGATTTGAGCTGCTGTCCACAACATTTATCTTCAGTTTTCTT GTGACCCTGGCACTTTATTTTGCGGGCTGCAAGTCACAAAGTAAAAGTTCATCACTAAAACCTCATATCACTGGAAACCTAATACATGATTG GTGGTTTGGAATACAACTGAATCCTCAGTATATGGGTATTGACCTCAA ATTTTTGTTTGTTAGAGCTGGAATGATGGGGTGGCTGCTAATCAATTTATCCATTCTTGCAAAGAGCATTCAAGATGGTACTTTGAGCAAATCAATGATTCTCTTCCAGATATTCTGTGCA TTATACATCTTGGACTACTTTGTGCATGAAGAGTACATGACATCAAC ttgGGACATAATTGCAGAGAGGTTGGGCTTCATGTTGGTCTTTGGAGATTTAGTTTGGATTCCTTTTACTTTTAGCATTCAG GGATGGTGGCTCTTAGCAAATGAGGTGGAGTTAACAACGACAACCATTATAGCTAATTGTCTTGTCTTCCTGATTGG ATACATGGTATTTCGAGGGGCAAACAAGCAAAAACATGTATTCAAAAAGAATCCAAAGGGCCCTATTTGGGGTAAGCCTCCAAAAGTCATTGGTGGAAAGTTACTTGCTTCTGGTTATTG ggGTATTGCCAGACATTGTAATTACCTAGGTGACTTACTTCTTGCTCTCTCCTTTAGCTTACCTTGTGGGATAAG TTCACCAGTTCCATACTTCTATCCAATATATCTTCTTATTCTGTTGATATGGAGGGAGAGAAGGGATGAATCTCGTTGTGCGAAGAAGTATAAAGAGATATGGACTGAGTACCGAAAACTTGTTCCTTGGAGAATATTGCCATTTGTGTattag